The genomic DNA CGATAGGTCGACGATGGAAAAATCCTCAACACGTCAGTACAGCTGTAGCACCACCGCCTCCACTCACATAGTCAGTACCAGCACCCAGTACGGGACATAGGAGTGACTGAGAGAGCGTtgagcagggggggggggagaagaggcGAGAGGGATAGAGATTAAGACAGACTCAAAGTCACAGGATAATGTCATTATTCAGATTAACTGCCCTCTCTCACAGCCCTGAGTCAGAGCTGAATTCATCAGGACAAGACCTGTGCAACATAGACATTCAGTAGAAGACTCAATAGTCATGGGTAATATAGTTGAGAGAGTAGGAGACTCAAATAAAGTCCTGGAAACACAGTTATAGACAGTATAAAGACTTCGTGGTAATGAGTTAAAGACAGTTAGAGACTCCGATTAGATCCTGGTAACAGAGTTATAGACAGCAAGGACTCAGTACAGAATCAATAGAGTCTGGGAATAGAGTTATAGACAATAAGACTCAATAGAGTACATCGCGTAATATATTATAGACAAAGGAAACTCAAGATAGAGGACTTGATAGTCATGCGTAATACTGTCTATAGACTCTATAACTCTATTTATCTATAACTCTATTACCAACCTCTCCTTCAATTGAGCATAGACAAAGGATAGCTTATCGgcgactacaggaaaaggcgggtctgaacagacccccattaacatcgacgaggCTATAGTAGcgagcgggtcgagagttccttggttccacatcaccaacaaacatcatgggccaaaacacaccaagacagttgtgaagagtgcacgaACAACACCTTTTTCCCCCTTAACGAGGACTGAAACAGATTTGGCGATGGGTTCCCCAGATCCtctaaaaaagttctacagctgcactggtaccggaatgccaagtctaggcaccaaaaggctccttaaccaGCTTCTTACCCTCAGCCATAAGACTGGCTGAACAATAATCAAAATGCCACATAATAAGTACTCAGTATTGAAGATAACTGACTCAGATGGCAGATAACTATGACAAACTGTTGTATTCAGTAAGGACAGAATTGCGGCATCCATAAGGCGAGGTCTGTTTTGAATGCTGCATGTGTACAAAgagcactgtgtgtttgtgtgtgtaaacccAGTGAGGAATAATATTTGAGGAGGAAGGAAGTTTCTTCGGGTATCCCAGAGTCCTCAGAGGAGGACTCTCATTTTTCCGGACTCTCAATCGAGTCTTTGTGTATGGAATACTTGGTATGCTTCAGAACACTAAACtccatctcccatctctccctcctacagATGCTAGAGGCTTCACCCCTGAAGGAGgtaaaatagacacacacacacacacacacacagacctctacATACAAACAGACCTTCTGTAACATGTACTGATAGGCTCTACATGATTCTTATATTATGTAGACTTCCTTGGGGTTGTCAGTCAGTGAGTGTTGTgatttgtttctgtctgtgtgtttgtagttCCATACGATGAGCCCCCGGCAGTCCTCTACTGGCCCTACACCACCTCAGACTTCTGGCACTACGTAGAGTAMTTCWGGTCTATTGGAGCCTACAAGCACATCAACGAAATGGCCCGGGCCTTCTATGCTCAYCAACACTTGGGAGACACACTGGGATATGAGACCAATGAGGGACACGAACactaagaagagagaggagacggagagagggggggtacggtagagggagaatagagaggagagagggtggggagagggtcaggaagggagaagagagggggagaatgaggagaggggatggacagagagaaagaggcccCATAAGGTTATGTAATATTGTATATTGAAATGCATTTAATAAATATGAGGTTATATAAGCAAATGTATTTTAACATATCATGAAATGAAATATATGAATGCGTCTCACACACCTGAAAAAACACATGAATTCCAACGGCTATGATATAAAACGTTACATAAATGTAATGTGCAATATCAATGAAATTTGGCCAGAAATTTGATCTCATTGTCATAATTTACCATATTTGATGTGGATACTTGCAAAAACTGTAATAGGAATTTTGTATGAGRAATTTTTACAATGATAAAGTTATTTTACAATCAGTTATAGGTTTCCCATCCTTGGGTATGTAACTCCTTTCATCACCTGGAGGTTTGTACCATATTTTACCTAGTTTTACCTAAGTCTGTAGTAGCTGTACCTGGCTATCTTCTGTAGCCTACCTTTGCTTCAATCTGTACACCCAAACGACCGTTGGTTCCTTGTGAAAGTCAAGGGCATTATACTGTTACCAAAGCAGGAAGTGGTGTTACACAGAAAAGGGTCCGGTTTCTAAGTGGTGTTACACGGAAAAGGATCCGGTTTCTATTGTTTACGTTGACAGAGAACATTTAGATAGTTAGCTAATATTCATTAGGTACCTTGTCAAAAACAGAAATTATCATGAAACCAGCGGTGGACGAGATGTTCCCTGAAGGCGCCGGGCCTTATGTGGATCTAGACGAGGTTAGTAATCATCAGGGGACACGAGAGAATCGCCGACCTAGCCTAGCTACAGTAACACCAACGCTAACCTAGCGATTCGACTCAGATAGAAAAAACGCCTGCTGTTAATTAAGAGCGGCGACGCTCGGTCTGAATACATCGCTTGCGATACGGTTTAGGAAGCATAAGGAYCTTATGTTTCAtatcaacaataacaaaaatGAGGGGCGTGTTTCGAAAGCCGAATCGCAAGTGATGATTATTGACGGCAGAATGGTGCCAAAAGTTTTCGAGAACTAGATGTGCATGCCCAGTAACACACTCGTGTCCTCCGTGGACCKGCTCGTACMTAAAACATCCtacattcaggctgcaaaggcatcAATTCTATCGTTAACTAGTTTTTTTTAGCCCTCAGCTTCGCCCACGAATGAAGGATGCTTTATGTACGAGCCGGTCCACGAAGGRCACRAGTGTATTACCGGGAATGCACATCAACCYTAGGCGATAGTGSATGGGTGCTAGGCTATAGCacagacagttttttttaaacctcaactGTCACCTTTTTGTCTGTAGACGTAACTGTCTTTGATTTCTAGCTGATGTGTTTTCCTTACTTGGCTTACATTGTTTTAAAATTGTTCCTGTGTGTCTGATTCTTCAGGCAGGGGGCAGCAGCGGTCTGCTCATGGACCTGGCAGCAAATGAGAAAGCAGTGCACTCAGACTTCTTCAAcggtcagtcagacagacacacacacacacacacacacacacacacacacacacacacacacacacacacaccgtagagGCTAGGTGGGGCTGGAAGCTAAACTAGAGCAGTGTTTCTCAAACCTATCCTTGAGTATCTCATTTCACTTATTTGTTCTATTCCAGTACTAGCAtgcctgatttaaactaattgagTGCTGATGAGTAGTTGACCAGTTGAATTAGCTGTGCTGGTGGAATGGGTGAAGAGGTTGGGGGAAACACTGGGCTAGACTGGGTAGAGAAGCATCTTGGGGGCTAGGGAGGGGTCTTATGaaagtgttctgtgtgtgtttgctttgcCAACAGGGCCGTCTCACAGAAACTAACATGTCTTTTCCCTGTAAACTTCAattaacaacacacaccacacagtgtaGCTAATGTGTTTTCCATCTGGCAGTGTTCGCCACGGGACAAACAGTTTATGGCTCAGAAACACATGACCTAGAAAGTGATCattaaaaagaggagaggagaagaaagaaggaatggttaaagggatacttcaggatgaatggttaaagggatacttcaggaggaatggttaaagggatacttcaggatgaatggttaaagggatacttcaggaggAAATGGTTAAAGGGAACTTCAGGATGaatggttaaagggatacttaggTATGagatgttaaagggatacttcaggagaatgggttaaagggatacttcgaggATGAATGGTTAAAGGATACTTAAAGGATGaatggttaaagggatacttgaaGGATGaatggttaaagggatacttcagggaGAATGGTTAAAGGGAATACTTCAGGAGGaatggttaaagggatacttcagatgaatggttaaagggatacttgagGATGaatggttaaagggatacttcaggatgaatgttaaagggatacttgagGATGaatggttaaagggatacttcgagatgaatggttaaagggatacttcaggatgaATGGTTAAAGGGATACTCTTGAGATGATATGGTTA from Salvelinus sp. IW2-2015 linkage group LG27, ASM291031v2, whole genome shotgun sequence includes the following:
- the LOC111953843 gene encoding COP9 signalosome complex subunit 9, which produces MKPAVDEMFPEGAGPYVDLDEAGGSSGLLMDLAANEKAVHSDFFNGQSDRHTHTHTHTHTHTHTHTHTP